In Campylobacter concisus, one genomic interval encodes:
- a CDS encoding 3-isopropylmalate dehydratase produces the protein MSHYDIAFIKFDQVVLFLHVCFVALFVGLQAGLVLVGSYFIKNKFEDKERYHILLHIIRRFGIAIFILILCVIATSIVIIFGFYDANLTNPMASAMVATKCAIELFLLLNLSYIFYRYKKALKALRSHEMIELNESLIVIIYYFTPLNLLASLAAIYLGISYKVFL, from the coding sequence ATGAGTCATTACGATATAGCTTTTATAAAATTTGACCAAGTAGTACTATTTTTGCATGTATGTTTTGTAGCTCTTTTTGTGGGGCTACAAGCCGGTCTTGTGCTCGTTGGAAGCTACTTTATAAAAAATAAATTTGAAGACAAGGAACGCTACCACATCTTACTTCACATTATAAGACGCTTTGGCATTGCGATTTTCATACTAATCCTTTGCGTGATAGCGACAAGCATAGTTATAATTTTTGGATTTTATGATGCAAATTTGACAAATCCTATGGCAAGTGCAATGGTGGCAACAAAATGCGCAATAGAACTATTTTTGCTATTAAATTTAAGCTATATATTTTATAGATACAAAAAGGCCTTAAAAGCACTAAGATCGCATGAAATGATCGAGCTAAACGAGAGTTTGATCGTTATAATTTATTACTTCACACCATTAAATTTATTAGCTTCGCTAGCAGCTATTTATCTTGGTATAAGTTATAAGGTATTTTTATGA
- a CDS encoding competence protein ComEA yields the protein MWIKILLCLVVASIAYGANLNTASKNELMELGLSKGQALNIIKYRKAHKFKSIDELEKIQGIGFNDMQKVKAKLSIKENTKVKKSEVKSSKGKKK from the coding sequence ATGTGGATTAAAATTTTACTTTGTTTAGTAGTCGCAAGTATTGCATATGGCGCTAATCTAAATACGGCCAGCAAAAACGAGTTGATGGAGCTTGGGCTAAGCAAAGGCCAAGCGTTAAACATTATAAAATACAGAAAAGCCCATAAATTTAAAAGCATCGATGAGCTTGAAAAAATCCAAGGTATTGGCTTTAACGATATGCAAAAAGTTAAGGCAAAACTTAGTATAAAAGAGAATACAAAAGTAAAAAAATCTGAAGTAAAAAGCTCTAAAGGCAAGAAAAAATAA
- a CDS encoding endonuclease produces MRVVFALFFTILVAFASEISIATYNVQNLFDCKDDGSEYLDFKVGVSKWDCEAADSKLQRTRQVINALNTDIIALQEIENEQVLKALVSDSEYKFISFTKEKNSPVGLGLISKLQPIGSEIFKVPNVKTRNILKVIFETEGKKFSIFVNHFPTYKNGINMQKKAEKTLRTALGKEKNAIILGDFNSPFGQKSILNDIIATRNFYDLYKELDPKDRYSHAVHGKKRAIDHVLLSSSFMENGDLSYVSGSFEVFKPNFAVDEKGFAKSDLYSDHFALKFKISTDPSPVKKGFVSKIFKKDENKANKKISEQNYKTADVDTLFDHPEAVPAVIEKAVVILKDKHGFIISKNHRGIYVYDPKNSVTVGEELDILVRRMKIYKDALEVSSYEITNEHGTKDISENLLDASQLSEARSGDVFAKISGRLERGYLHTPYGKIRVYSKKKLKDGEYSFENARVKIYKRENQIFVE; encoded by the coding sequence TTGAGAGTAGTTTTTGCTTTGTTTTTTACCATTTTGGTGGCATTTGCGAGTGAAATTAGCATCGCAACTTATAATGTGCAAAATTTATTTGATTGCAAAGATGATGGTAGCGAGTATCTTGATTTTAAAGTAGGTGTATCAAAATGGGACTGCGAGGCGGCTGATTCAAAACTACAAAGAACAAGACAAGTCATAAATGCACTAAATACTGACATTATCGCACTTCAAGAGATCGAAAATGAACAGGTTTTAAAAGCTCTAGTAAGTGATAGCGAGTATAAATTTATAAGCTTTACAAAGGAGAAAAACTCGCCTGTTGGGCTTGGGCTTATTTCAAAGTTACAGCCAATCGGCAGTGAAATTTTTAAAGTTCCAAACGTAAAGACGAGAAATATTTTAAAGGTTATTTTTGAGACGGAAGGTAAGAAATTTAGCATATTTGTAAATCACTTTCCAACTTATAAAAATGGTATAAATATGCAAAAAAAGGCTGAAAAAACGTTAAGAACAGCTCTTGGTAAAGAGAAAAATGCGATTATTTTGGGTGATTTTAACTCGCCCTTTGGACAAAAATCCATTCTAAATGACATCATTGCAACGAGAAATTTTTATGATCTTTATAAAGAGCTTGATCCAAAAGATAGATATTCTCACGCAGTACATGGCAAAAAAAGAGCGATCGATCATGTTTTGCTTTCATCTAGCTTTATGGAAAATGGCGATCTAAGTTATGTTAGTGGCAGTTTTGAAGTCTTTAAACCAAACTTTGCAGTCGATGAAAAAGGCTTTGCAAAGAGCGACCTTTACTCGGATCACTTTGCATTAAAGTTTAAAATTTCAACTGATCCAAGCCCAGTAAAAAAAGGCTTTGTGAGTAAAATTTTTAAAAAAGATGAAAACAAAGCCAATAAAAAAATAAGCGAACAAAACTATAAGACGGCTGATGTGGATACGCTTTTTGATCACCCAGAGGCAGTTCCAGCAGTGATTGAAAAAGCGGTTGTTATCTTAAAAGATAAGCATGGCTTTATTATCTCGAAAAATCACCGCGGAATTTATGTTTATGATCCTAAAAATAGCGTTACTGTAGGCGAAGAGCTAGATATTTTAGTAAGGCGAATGAAAATTTATAAAGATGCGCTTGAAGTTAGCTCTTATGAGATCACAAATGAGCACGGCACAAAAGATATTAGCGAAAATTTACTAGATGCATCGCAATTAAGTGAAGCTAGAAGTGGCGATGTCTTTGCTAAAATTTCGGGCAGACTAGAGAGAGGCTATCTGCATACACCATACGGTAAGATCAGGGTTTATAGTAAGAAAAAGCTAAAAGATGGCGAGTATAGTTTTGAAAATGCGAGAGTTAAAATTTATAAGAGGGAAAACCAAATCTTTGTGGAGTAG
- a CDS encoding alanine--tRNA ligase, with translation MQSLDIRKAYLDFFASKGHEIVASAPLVPNDATLLFTNAGMVPFKSIFTGEVPRPTPPIRTSCQTCIRAGGKHNDLDNVGYTARHHTFFEMLGNFSFGEYFKKEAIAYAWEFVTEVLKLPKDKLYVTVHESDDEAFEIWSTRIAKERIYRFGDHDNFWQMGDTGPCGPCSEIFYDQGSEHFNTPEDYMGGDGDRFLEIWNLVFMQYERSSDGKLTPLPKPSIDTGMGLERVTAIMEGKFSNYGSSLFMPLINEVAALCGKPYAYESGASYRVISDHIRSVTFLLAQGTTFDKEGRGYVLRRILRRAIRHGYLLGIKEPFMYKLVDKVCELMGGHYTYLNDKKAAVKEQIKLEEERFLATIASGLELFESELKNTKEIFSGEAAFKLYDTFGFPLDLTADMLREKGLKVDEARFDELMSEQKARAKAAWKGSGDKSAKGDFKELLEKFGENKFIGYEELKSKSKILALLDEEFKNVDSLDAGKEGWVMFDVTPFYAQSGGQCGDSGKIIGKANVIDTQKFHGLNLSLVKTTVALKVGDEVELEVSSDRAETARHHSATHLLHAALRSVLGTHIAQAGSSVEADRLRFDFSHPKALTSEEISKVENLVNEWILNGANSKTELMKLEDAKNSGAIALFNEKYADDVRVVSFGNVSKELCGGTHVKNIDEIGSFFITKESGVSAGVRRIEAVCSRAALNLARSFRAELDELKDELKSAEPLNAVKKLKNELRVLKDKLKNAKNSHELVYLDINKTKLCVTSVDGGDIKTLIDEFKNEHESAAILLIQADESGKISLAAGVKNAPLKAGAWVKFAAQILGGNGGGKDDFATAGGKNASMIEDAIKDSFGYARQALEK, from the coding sequence ATGCAAAGTTTAGATATAAGAAAGGCATATCTTGATTTTTTCGCAAGCAAAGGTCATGAGATCGTCGCGTCCGCACCCCTAGTGCCAAACGACGCTACGCTACTTTTTACAAACGCGGGTATGGTGCCGTTTAAAAGCATTTTCACCGGCGAAGTACCGCGCCCAACACCACCTATTCGCACGAGCTGTCAGACCTGCATCCGCGCAGGCGGCAAGCACAACGACCTAGACAACGTCGGCTACACCGCGCGCCACCACACGTTTTTTGAGATGCTGGGAAATTTTAGCTTCGGCGAGTACTTTAAAAAAGAGGCGATCGCTTACGCTTGGGAATTTGTAACAGAAGTACTAAAACTGCCAAAAGATAAGCTTTATGTAACCGTTCACGAGAGCGACGATGAGGCGTTTGAAATTTGGAGTACTCGCATCGCAAAAGAGAGAATTTACCGCTTTGGCGACCATGATAACTTCTGGCAGATGGGCGATACTGGGCCATGCGGACCGTGCTCGGAGATCTTCTACGACCAAGGCAGCGAGCACTTTAACACGCCTGAGGACTACATGGGCGGCGACGGCGATAGATTTCTTGAAATTTGGAACCTGGTTTTTATGCAGTACGAGCGCAGCAGCGACGGCAAGCTAACTCCGCTACCAAAGCCTAGCATCGACACGGGCATGGGTCTAGAGCGCGTCACGGCGATAATGGAAGGCAAATTTAGCAACTACGGCAGCTCGCTTTTTATGCCGCTTATAAACGAAGTAGCCGCGCTTTGCGGCAAGCCTTACGCCTATGAAAGTGGCGCTAGCTACCGCGTCATAAGCGACCACATCCGCTCAGTCACATTTTTGCTAGCTCAAGGCACGACATTTGATAAAGAAGGCCGTGGCTACGTGCTTCGCCGCATCTTACGCCGTGCGATCCGCCATGGATACTTGCTAGGCATAAAAGAGCCATTTATGTATAAGCTTGTCGATAAAGTTTGCGAGCTCATGGGCGGACACTACACCTATCTAAACGATAAAAAAGCGGCTGTAAAAGAGCAGATCAAGCTTGAAGAAGAGAGATTTTTAGCGACTATTGCAAGCGGTTTAGAGCTATTTGAGAGCGAGCTAAAAAATACAAAAGAAATTTTTAGTGGAGAGGCTGCGTTTAAGCTTTATGACACATTTGGCTTTCCACTTGATCTAACAGCTGACATGCTTAGAGAAAAGGGTCTAAAGGTCGATGAAGCAAGGTTTGATGAGCTTATGAGCGAGCAAAAAGCACGCGCAAAAGCTGCTTGGAAAGGCAGTGGCGACAAGAGCGCGAAGGGCGACTTTAAAGAGCTACTTGAAAAATTTGGCGAAAATAAATTTATAGGCTACGAAGAGCTTAAGAGCAAAAGTAAAATTCTAGCCCTGCTTGATGAAGAATTTAAAAATGTAGATAGTTTAGATGCTGGCAAAGAGGGCTGGGTGATGTTTGACGTCACTCCATTTTATGCTCAAAGTGGCGGCCAGTGCGGCGATAGCGGTAAGATAATTGGTAAAGCAAATGTGATTGATACGCAAAAATTTCATGGGCTAAATTTATCTTTAGTAAAAACTACCGTGGCACTAAAAGTTGGCGATGAAGTAGAGCTTGAAGTTTCTAGCGATAGAGCAGAAACTGCACGTCATCACAGCGCTACACACTTACTTCATGCAGCCCTTAGAAGCGTGCTTGGCACGCATATTGCTCAAGCTGGTTCAAGTGTAGAAGCAGATAGGCTAAGGTTTGACTTCTCCCATCCAAAAGCACTTACTAGCGAAGAAATTTCAAAGGTCGAAAATTTGGTAAATGAGTGGATACTAAATGGCGCTAACTCAAAAACAGAACTTATGAAGCTTGAAGATGCTAAAAATAGTGGAGCTATTGCACTATTTAATGAAAAATATGCTGATGATGTGAGAGTCGTTAGCTTTGGCAATGTCAGCAAAGAGCTTTGTGGTGGTACACACGTTAAAAATATAGATGAGATCGGATCGTTTTTCATCACAAAAGAGAGTGGTGTAAGTGCTGGTGTTAGGCGCATAGAGGCTGTTTGCTCAAGGGCTGCGCTAAATTTAGCAAGGTCTTTTAGAGCTGAGCTTGACGAGCTAAAAGATGAGCTAAAGAGCGCCGAGCCACTAAATGCGGTCAAAAAGCTAAAAAATGAGCTAAGAGTTTTAAAGGATAAACTAAAAAATGCTAAAAATTCTCATGAGCTAGTCTATTTAGATATAAATAAAACCAAACTTTGCGTCACAAGCGTAGATGGTGGAGATATAAAAACCTTGATAGACGAGTTTAAAAATGAGCATGAAAGTGCTGCTATTTTGCTAATCCAAGCCGATGAGAGTGGCAAAATTTCTCTTGCAGCTGGAGTCAAAAATGCTCCACTAAAAGCTGGTGCTTGGGTAAAATTTGCAGCACAAATTCTAGGCGGCAATGGCGGTGGTAAAGATGACTTTGCAACAGCTGGTGGCAAAAATGCATCAATGATAGAAGATGCGATAAAAGATTCATTTGGATACGCAAGGCAAGCCTTAGAAAAATGA
- a CDS encoding septum formation inhibitor Maf, with protein MITLASSSPTRANLLKDACINFTQISFQFDESKIEKNVKPEIYVQNVVKAKKKQFLKENIGLKNLLFADSCVACGDKILGKAKDEKEAIAMLNLQSGNKCSIYTAMIFLGEFELINVSKTTYRFKKFNEHDLNEYIKNNEWQGKAGAMTIENFNKKYIISQHGETSTAMGLNLKILKAFL; from the coding sequence ATGATAACACTTGCTTCAAGCTCACCAACAAGGGCAAATTTATTAAAAGATGCTTGTATAAATTTCACTCAAATTTCTTTCCAGTTTGACGAGAGTAAGATAGAAAAGAACGTAAAGCCTGAAATTTATGTCCAAAATGTCGTAAAAGCTAAAAAAAAGCAATTTTTAAAAGAAAATATAGGTCTTAAAAATTTGCTCTTTGCAGATAGCTGTGTGGCGTGTGGAGATAAAATTTTAGGTAAAGCAAAGGACGAAAAAGAAGCGATTGCTATGCTAAATTTACAAAGTGGCAACAAATGCAGCATCTATACGGCGATGATATTTTTAGGCGAATTTGAGCTTATAAACGTAAGTAAGACTACGTATAGATTTAAAAAATTTAATGAGCATGACCTTAATGAATACATAAAAAATAATGAGTGGCAAGGCAAGGCTGGAGCCATGACGATAGAAAATTTTAATAAAAAATACATCATCTCCCAACACGGCGAAACTAGCACGGCCATGGGACTAAATTTAAAAATATTAAAGGCATTTTTATGA
- a CDS encoding RNA methyltransferase, which yields MFNIVLVYPQIPQNTGAIGRMCVNANLKLHIVKPTVFDLSEKAVRRAGLDYWKILNPKIWDSLEEFLEANLSHKDRFFFATTKTNRLYYEAEFKPGDFIFFGGESTGLPREFMDINFKNAITIPMGKEGRSLNLAMSAGIIAYEAIRQNITEFDFRSEI from the coding sequence ATGTTTAACATAGTCTTAGTTTATCCTCAGATACCGCAAAATACTGGAGCTATCGGTAGAATGTGTGTTAATGCAAATTTAAAGCTACATATCGTTAAGCCCACTGTGTTTGATCTGAGTGAAAAGGCTGTTAGACGAGCAGGGCTTGACTACTGGAAAATTTTAAATCCAAAAATTTGGGATAGTTTGGAAGAATTTTTAGAAGCAAACTTAAGCCACAAGGATAGATTTTTCTTCGCTACTACAAAGACAAATAGGCTTTACTACGAGGCCGAGTTTAAGCCAGGAGATTTTATATTTTTTGGTGGCGAGAGTACTGGACTGCCAAGAGAATTTATGGATATAAATTTTAAAAATGCCATAACCATACCAATGGGAAAAGAGGGCAGGAGCTTAAATTTAGCTATGAGTGCTGGCATTATCGCGTATGAGGCGATCAGGCAAAATATCACTGAATTTGACTTTAGGAGTGAGATTTGA
- a CDS encoding penicillin-binding protein, with the protein MKYILAFIFIVAISLGGAFLYFYSQVRFDAYAIIDYKPKLTTQIFDRNNELIANIFEENRIYVKYNDIPPRVIEALVAIEDTSYFEHGGINVEAMARAAIKDIKARKLVEGASTLTQQLIKNLALSREKKFTRKIKEIVLAMKLESELSKEDIIERYLNHVYFGHGYYGIKTAAEGYFRKELNELSIKEVAMLVGLPKAPSTYDPTKHLDLSLSRANRVLERMYSIGWINEDEYRKGVLEEPAVFDDTLTRNKAPYVVDEIIKEASKKFDDIKTGGYKIQSTVDLNVQKIAQEALVYGYNEILKRDKKANAEILNGAIVVTHPQSGQILALIGGIDYTKSSYNRATQSKRQPGSSFKPFIYQIALDSGYSVVSQVADIARTFDMGNGKEWTPKNYSGGFQGYITIKSAITQSRNLATINLLNDLGLSSVRKQLTDMGFNDIPENLSIALGSFGISPLDFAKFYSMFPNEGEMVEPTLIKHIENSFGASMDYEPQRKQVLKPEQAFLMTTLLQNVVNNGTGRNAKINGIQIAGKTGTTNNNIDAWFCGYSPDIEAIIWYGNDDNSPMKKIEGGGRTAAPVFKKFMEGYIKLYPTLRRAFEQPDGVYKGYYGGSDEYYTNDSPLPQNIPANDIIQDQENDGLLF; encoded by the coding sequence ATGAAATATATCTTGGCATTTATCTTTATAGTTGCCATTTCACTTGGCGGAGCATTTTTATATTTTTATTCACAAGTTAGATTTGATGCTTACGCTATTATTGATTATAAACCAAAGCTTACAACGCAAATTTTTGATAGAAACAACGAACTCATTGCAAATATCTTTGAAGAAAATAGAATTTACGTAAAGTATAACGACATCCCGCCGCGTGTCATCGAAGCACTTGTGGCTATTGAGGATACGAGCTACTTTGAGCATGGTGGCATAAACGTAGAAGCTATGGCAAGAGCTGCCATAAAAGATATCAAGGCCAGAAAACTAGTCGAGGGAGCTTCAACACTAACACAACAGCTCATTAAAAATTTAGCTCTAAGCCGTGAGAAGAAATTTACAAGAAAGATAAAAGAAATCGTGCTTGCCATGAAGCTTGAAAGCGAGCTTAGCAAAGAAGATATCATCGAAAGATACCTAAATCATGTCTATTTTGGACATGGTTACTACGGCATAAAAACAGCAGCTGAGGGGTATTTTAGAAAAGAGTTAAATGAGCTAAGCATAAAAGAGGTTGCCATGCTAGTTGGCTTGCCAAAGGCTCCAAGCACCTATGATCCTACAAAGCACCTTGACCTATCACTTAGCCGTGCAAATAGAGTGCTTGAGAGAATGTATAGTATCGGCTGGATAAATGAGGATGAGTACCGCAAGGGCGTGCTTGAAGAGCCAGCGGTCTTTGACGATACACTCACAAGGAATAAAGCTCCTTACGTAGTCGATGAGATAATAAAAGAGGCTTCAAAGAAATTTGACGATATAAAAACTGGTGGTTATAAGATACAAAGCACAGTTGATCTAAATGTTCAAAAGATCGCTCAAGAAGCTCTAGTCTATGGCTACAATGAAATTTTAAAGCGCGATAAAAAAGCAAATGCAGAAATCCTAAATGGAGCTATAGTAGTCACTCATCCACAAAGTGGTCAAATTTTGGCACTAATTGGCGGTATTGACTACACAAAAAGCAGCTATAACCGTGCCACTCAAAGTAAGCGCCAGCCAGGATCTAGCTTTAAGCCATTTATCTATCAAATAGCCCTTGATAGCGGCTACTCAGTAGTCTCTCAAGTAGCTGATATCGCCAGGACATTTGACATGGGTAACGGCAAAGAGTGGACGCCAAAAAACTATAGCGGCGGTTTTCAAGGCTATATCACTATAAAATCAGCCATAACCCAGTCGCGTAACCTCGCAACCATAAATTTGCTAAACGACCTTGGTCTTAGCTCAGTTCGTAAACAGCTTACTGATATGGGCTTTAACGATATCCCAGAAAATTTATCTATCGCACTTGGAAGTTTTGGGATTTCGCCACTTGATTTTGCAAAATTTTACTCGATGTTCCCAAATGAGGGCGAGATGGTTGAGCCAACACTTATTAAGCATATAGAAAATAGCTTTGGGGCTTCGATGGATTATGAACCACAAAGAAAGCAAGTGCTAAAACCTGAGCAGGCATTTTTGATGACGACACTTCTTCAAAATGTCGTAAATAACGGTACTGGACGCAACGCTAAAATAAATGGCATCCAAATAGCAGGCAAAACCGGCACAACAAACAATAACATCGATGCTTGGTTTTGTGGCTACTCACCTGATATCGAAGCAATAATCTGGTACGGAAATGACGACAACAGCCCTATGAAAAAGATTGAGGGTGGTGGTAGAACAGCCGCACCTGTGTTTAAGAAATTTATGGAAGGCTACATTAAGCTTTATCCTACTTTAAGACGTGCATTTGAGCAGCCAGATGGTGTTTATAAAGGCTATTATGGTGGCAGTGACGAATACTACACAAACGACTCACCACTACCTCAAAATATACCAGCAAATGACATCATACAAGATCAAGAAAATGATGGATTATTATTTTAG
- a CDS encoding poly(A) polymerase: MTDERLQNLKIKNEIYKNSELDFFRSLFAPFSSRVYLVGGCVRDALLGREIYDYDIEVYDIEPTKFDELMASIGASGVGKSYFIYKYKNYDIGLPRSESKTGNSHKDFAVSYINDPKMASLRRDFTINAIMMNIFNGEILDFYGGKQDLANKILRHIDSEKFKEDPLRVLRGVQFSSRLDFSIANETIALMKSLSLEHLSRDRINTELIKFFRAKHLEKGACYLFELGLFKEIFGMQISMDDGFLSDLKSAREFVDDERLFLYLLFGKFELDANEILEKMRLPKSYFSILKQPYFKDMPIDKELMQIALNMPIKSWLGAYNKERIERAVKLGIYEAKFDAKVDVAEILSAGFKNEEIAKEIKRRQELEISKYLSERKPRKD; encoded by the coding sequence TTTAAAAATCAAAAATGAAATTTATAAAAATAGCGAGCTAGACTTTTTTAGATCGCTATTTGCTCCTTTTTCATCGCGCGTTTATCTAGTTGGCGGGTGCGTGAGAGACGCTCTTCTTGGGCGAGAAATTTATGACTACGATATTGAGGTCTATGACATCGAGCCTACCAAGTTTGATGAGTTGATGGCTAGCATAGGAGCGAGCGGTGTTGGCAAAAGCTACTTCATCTACAAATACAAAAACTACGATATTGGGCTTCCAAGAAGCGAGAGCAAAACTGGAAATTCACACAAAGACTTTGCAGTAAGCTATATTAACGATCCCAAAATGGCGAGCCTTAGGCGAGATTTTACAATAAATGCCATAATGATGAATATCTTTAATGGAGAAATTTTAGACTTTTACGGTGGGAAGCAAGATCTAGCAAACAAGATATTAAGGCACATTGATAGTGAAAAATTTAAAGAGGATCCACTAAGGGTGCTTAGAGGAGTGCAGTTTAGCTCAAGGCTTGATTTTAGTATAGCAAACGAGACGATAGCTCTTATGAAAAGCCTTAGTTTAGAGCATCTAAGTAGAGATAGGATAAATACTGAGCTTATTAAATTTTTTCGTGCAAAGCATCTTGAAAAAGGAGCTTGCTATCTTTTTGAGCTTGGACTTTTTAAAGAAATTTTTGGTATGCAAATTTCTATGGACGATGGATTTTTAAGCGATCTTAAGAGTGCTAGAGAATTTGTGGATGATGAGAGGCTATTTTTGTATCTTTTGTTTGGCAAATTTGAGCTTGACGCAAATGAAATTTTAGAGAAAATGCGTCTGCCAAAGAGCTACTTTTCTATCTTAAAGCAGCCTTATTTTAAGGACATGCCAATCGATAAAGAGCTAATGCAAATAGCTCTAAATATGCCCATAAAATCATGGCTTGGAGCTTATAATAAAGAGCGGATAGAGCGTGCTGTGAAGCTTGGAATTTATGAGGCAAAATTTGACGCGAAAGTCGATGTGGCAGAAATTTTATCAGCTGGTTTTAAAAACGAAGAAATTGCAAAAGAGATAAAACGTAGGCAAGAGCTTGAAATTTCAAAATATCTAAGCGAGCGTAAGCCTAGAAAAGATTAG